DNA from Actinomycetota bacterium:
TTCCCTTTCCCTTGAGCTAAACGGCGCCAAGCTGTTGCCCACCCGGGGCGAGAGTGTCGGTGGACTCTCGACGCTCACTTTTCGGGTCGGAGCGTCTGTAACTGACAGCGCTTGGCGCTCGTTGCAGCTGGGCCTTACGCCTGCTGAATTGGTGGAGATTTCGTCTTTGCGAGTGGAGATTCGCATCCACCTCGGTGCAAAGGTACTTTCGGAATTCACGGACGCACAAGCAGTGTTGCATCCACCTGAGACGGGTGATGGATTTGAGTTCGCCTGGACCAAGCGGGCGAACGCAATTTTTGATCTGCCTCGAATGGTTTCAGGCCTTTCGTCGGTGGAGATTGTGACTTTGGCCACCCGAAATGCGGTTCCTGCCGTCGCGAAACTAGAAGTTATCGATGCCCTCACAGGGCTATCGAGCGTCGTTGCGCGTCCAACCGCGAGTGGGCATGGACGAACCGTCCTCCCAGTAGAATCCACGCCCAAGCCCACTGATGCAATCAGACTCGAGTTGCAGGCAGACGATTTTGGTCAGGCCTCGCATTCAGATGAGCGCCAGGTAGGTGTTGCTTTGGAGTCGTTGACGGTGACTAGCCGTGCGGCTCTACGGTGGAATGGCCATGGTTGGGACGAGATGCATTTGGGGGATGAGTTGTGAAGGTACTTCTCGCTGGAGATTCGCTGTTCTCGAGCACTGGGGGCGGCCAACGCTTCTATGAAGTCCAAGTCCGCAAAAACCCCGACATTCAATTCTTCGCACTCTCTGGTGGTGAAACCAGACGGCGCGGTAGCTCGGCGTTACCGAGAAATCTGCGATTTGTACCCCTCTTTGGTGCCAATAGGCAAAGTGTTGTCGATGGCTCGTTGGATAACTTGCTTATCGAAGGTAAGCCGATTCTTCAGGGCAAAGCGCATGACATCGCATTCTTGATGGACATGGCAGCGTCTGTGGCGGGCATGGAGTTTGACGTTGTCGATATCCCTGACTATCTCCCCTTCTCAGCGCTTCTTCCAGCGATTCTGCGCTCCTTCGACGTGAAAGTTGGAAAGTTCGCTTTGTCCATGCACGGCACTCTGAGCATGGGCTTAACGGATAACTGGGATAACAACTCAATCGAGTTGACCGCACTTCGCCAGTTCGAAGATCTGCTTTATCGCAGTGTTGATGTGCGCTACGCCATTAGCAAGCGCTACCTCGACAGTTGGACGAAGACGACTGGGCTTGGTGGAGTGCTGGTCGACCCGGGCGTATCCATCTATTTACCAAGTGAGGAAGAAAAGGCGAAAAAGACAGGTTCGCGCGAACGCCAACCCGTCGTGCCTACTCTGGATGGTGCACCAGAACTGTGTTTCGTTGGACGCCAAGAGAAGTGGAAAGGCCCCGACATATTCGTTGAGTTCTGCTCGCGACTCCCACAAAATCTCTTCTCTGGATTCAAGGTCATCGGTCCGGACGTTTCCATCAATGGAGTAAGTTCACACAATGAGGTTGGAAAACTAGCCGATCGACGAGGCTTGCCACTTGCGAAGCACGAAGTGGCCTCACGTGAAATGCGTGACTGGTATTCAACTGAACGCAAAGTAGTGATGCTTCCCTCGCGGGTTGATACGTTCAATCTCGTCGCCTTGGAAGCTCTGCTGGCCGGATGCCCGACTATTGTCAGTATCGAATGCGGGGTCGTGGATTACTTAGATGAGCACTACCCAGGGATTCCATTCATAAGATTTGATCCCGAAGACATGATGAATTCATACGAAGCCGTAGTGGACCTTGCGGTCAACTACGACCTTCATAAGGCTGCCCTCTTGGAATATTTGTCGTCTATTGAGAAGTCTGACGGACATCAAGCGGGACTAGTTGATGCCTATGCAGTTCCGCTTGACTTCGATGCGGCCGCGCGCTCCTCAATTGATGATATTTGGCTCGCCGTTCTTGCATCATTTGAGCATTGGGTCAATCAAGCCATTGACAATCTGGAGCAGGTGTCTCTCGAGCGCTTTCAGGCATGCTTGCCGGGGTACGAATCCTCGCGGCTCACCGATGACTTTGTGTCACGTCAACATTCAGCCGCAGTAGCGCTGGATGCGATTAGCACCTCTGCGAGGCGATCGGAATTCGTGGCGATCGAGTCACTCATAGGTGGGAACTCGAGGCTATTGAACACGATGTCTTTCGAATTTAATCGTGCAAATCTATTTCGATTGCTGGCACGCTTCGAACTTGGCCGCGGAAACGACTTGCTGTTCGCGACCTATATGTGCCGCGTGATGCGCTTGACCGGCGGAATCTCGGCTCAGACCTTACAAGACGTCACGTCGATTCTAATTAACCGTGGAATGCGCGAAGAGGCGCGTGTGCTCGCTCTCCTGAGTGAGGGCAATCAAGAGGATATTTTTGATTACCTTCAAGCTCGACGAAGCATTGACTTCAGCCCTCCAGTCGCCCAACTTCAAACCGTTCATGACACACGGATCGATAGCAACCCCAAGGTCTCGGTCATCGTTTCTGTGTACAACGCTGCACCACTCGTTGCGGCATTTCTTCGTGAGTTGGCCCGTCAGTCGCCTGACGTGCTCGCGAACTCGGAATACGTGTTCGTCGATAGCAATTCGACAGACGACTCGGCGGCGGTGCTGAAGCGCGAATTGACCGAAGGCGCGGGCAAGAATCTCAGCGCCTTGGTCGTCACAACCCCGGACCGCGAGACAATTCAGAGGGCTTGGAATCGAGGCATTGGTCTAGCTCGCGGGGAGTATGTTTCCTTCCTCGGTGTCGATGAGACCGTCCGTCCAGATGCATACGCGATTCTGGCGAAGCATTTGGACGAAAACCCAAATGTGGATTGGGTCCAAGGCAACGTCACAGTCACAGAGGTAAATGAGCGAGGCTCATTTGTGAAGGATGTCATGCCGTACATACGCACTTTCGAGATGCAGGAGATGCACTATCTCGATAGTTGCTACATCGGCTTCGTGGGAGCTCTCTATCGCAAGTCGGTGCATGAGCGCTTCGGACTGTACGATGATAGTTTTAGCGGTGCTGGCGACACCGAGTTTAAGAATCGGATCTTGCCCTTCATTACAGTTGAAACTATTCCAGAGATGCTCGGCACGTATCTAAACTATCCCGCAGAGCGGACTACCGCGAGCCCTGCCGTCGAACTCGAAGACCTTCGCGCATGGTACGTCTATCGCTCACCAGGGGGTGTGCGCTACCTGTTCGATGATGCGGACTCCGAAGACGTGGCTGCCCTTCTGCTTATGTGCCTTGGCTATCGAAAGACATATCTCGATTTCACATGCACCGATGCGGAACTGGCAACGTCAATCGTGGCCTACGCAACTGACTGGTTGGAAGAACCGAATTCCACAGTTGAGAACTGGAAGAGCGCAGTTTGGTTCATGTTGCAAGCGTGTCAGCGAGCCGATGACCTTCAAACGACAAATCTGACCCGAGGTGTCGAAGGAGCTCGACTCATCAACGGAGCGATGGAATGGGTGTGGAACGCGCTCGCGGAAGCTCAGCAAGGTATGGGCGGCCATGGGGCGCGAGCCTTCGAAATTTTGAACGACAACAGATGGCAGCAACATCATTGGATCTGGCCTTCTGTTCCCTCGAATTGGGCAATTCCTGAGATACATGCCACGACTTCACCCAAGCCACTGACTCTTTCGGATGTCTTAGCATCCGTCGTCCTAGGATTGGGGACACGGGAGGGTGACATTCGCGTCGACCTTGGAGACTCGGGTCTAGCACGAACAGTTGATTTGTGGGACAGTTTGGACTTGCTCCTGGTGACGAGCAACCTCGAAAGCACGGATCCCGAATTGATCAATGCTTTGACAGCAGAAGGCAATTTGACTGTCGTACTTCTCGAGACGGATTCGTTGACACTGAATTCTCATGCGATCTACTCACCATCCTTGGTACGAGTTAATGCTGCAAGAATTCGTCAGGTCGGGATGCTTCTGGAGGCCGCTCGAGTTGTTGCTGTCGCGCCAGAGACGCATTCATCGCCAGTTGCTAACTTCCACTTCGATCTGAGCAGCCAAACGGTGGAGGTTATTCTCAATGCGAGTCTCGTTGGGGTCCCCTTGGTGTTGAGCCAAGAGGCAGCGGCAGCTTTAAATGCACGTATGGGGCTAACTGCTATGGACGGATTCCATGGAAGCCTTGATCTGGCGAGTTTTGTAGTTGAACTGGCTACTCTTGTTGGCTCGGCGCAGGCGAGAGAATCGTCAAGCCGAAGTAGTTTTAGAGTCGCGAGCACCGTTGTAGCACTTGGCAAGGTCAAGTTGTCGTCCCGAATTCAAGAACGTCTGGATCGAATGGAGTGGACCGAGTACTCGGTCTCAGAGCAAGATTTCGACGAGGATTTCTACATGGCGACCTACCCCGATGTCTTGGAGGCAATCGAGAGTGGGCTATTCACAGGCGCTTGGGAGCACTTTCAGACATTTGGCCGGTCAGAACGTCGAGTGTTCCGTCTCTTAGGGAGAAGCAGTTAGTTTTACCTGCCCAGACATTGCCTTTCCTGCATGCCGGAAGAAGCATTCATTGAGGCTCGGTAAGAACTACGCATGCGTAGCCATCCTGATTCGATTTCCGGGGAGAAGTCAGACTTAGTTTTGTGAAGATGTGCGTTCACCGTGCCTCCCCGTGCAGGATGGGGTATCCGGAATTAGTTCGCTTGTTCCCAGGCGGTCTAGGTTGACTGACACTAGTTGTGTCGATCATGCGGCTTCCTGTGCGAGGTAACCTGTGAAGTCTAGTTCGATCTCTTCTGGAGTGAGTTTGCGTACTCCGCGTTTTCGTCATTGGCGACTGTAGGTGTGCTCACTGTATAATCGCGTAGCGTAGTTTCCCCGGCTCTACTTGGCGCTATTTGTTGTTGTAACCAGAACGATTGCATAGCGGCATATGCACCAGCGGATAGTACTCGACCGTAAATCCCTGCCGTCGAACTGCCTTGAGCGCCGCCCGGAAGATCCTGGCACAAGATGGACCTGATTCAGTTGATGGATGCAACACCGGCTTGCTGGAGTATCAGTAGGTCCTCGTCGAACGCTTCAGCTGGTGGTCTCCCATCCAAGTGTTTTGCGTAGCCTCGTGCTTAGTCCCTGACCTACGACCTCAATTTATTTTTGGCCAACCATCTCGAAGAGTCGGTCCTTGGGAGCGTACTAACGCTGCAATAGATTGTGCTTTGGCTATTGAGGTGTGCGGTGCTGGCGTCCAGCCATACCTTGCCTGGCCCCAAGCAGTGAGATTGCGGCGCACGTGATCGTCGCGCACCGGAGCCCGAGGACTCTTGCCTGACCCGCGGCGACCCTTGCGCACCGTGGTAAACGAAGTTCTCTGCTGGGAATGCAGTCACCGCATCTGGCGTTCCCCAGCAGTGATCTGACCTAGGCGAGCTCGTCGACTTAGTGTTCGTAGCCAAATGCCGAGCCATCGGAAGCCCTCGAGAAACGCGTTGATGACATAGACGTCTTCCAGGTCCCAGTCACTGAGCGAGTTGGCTGCTCATGCGTAGAAGCCTCCGGTTGATAAGCCGAACACTACGCTGGCCAACCGCCATGAGAGACCCTCAGCTTAGTACGGACCATCGGGTATGCCATTTTGGAATCGAAGCCTGCGCGAACTAGGTCGGGGCCCGACGTATAGTCTCATTTGCCACCTTCAGGCGCTGCATTCTCCTGAGCAACTACACGACCTGTACTTCTCCGGTATCCCTACACTGTCATCCTGGGACACTCCTACCAGATCGAATTCCTTGCCGGTGTAGTGGTCGCCCCTCGCATTCGACATGACCGCGTGCCACGGCCTCAATGTCGCCACCAGATTGGGCTAAATCTTCTGGAACTACCGCGCCGGACTTGTCTTCGCTGCCGCCATACTGTTCTAGATAGGGAACATCAGACAGGCTCGGGCGGTTCACCGACTGATGGCCGAGAAGAGGTTTTCTTGCGCCGAAACCGCAGTGGGCACTCACGCCGTTGCCCACTGCGGTTTCGATATATAGCGACTATCAGATCTAGGCCTTGCGACAAACTAGCCAATCTTGAAATGAGTTGACGGGCGGCGGCAGAGTTCGCACATCTTCAAAGTATCGGGACCAGTATTCGCGCGCTACCTCTGCTTTCCAGAACACCTGACTGACGCCGATATCTCCGTAGTAGAAGTAGTCGTCGGTCATTTCCGGAGAATCGAGCATGAGCTGAGAGTGACTGGCCTTGACCCACTCCTCATCTCGGTGGTCATAGTAAAACGCCCATGCATGCTCGCTGTGAAAAGTTTGGATAAGCAGCCCCCCAGGCTTTAACACCCGACGCAATTCCATTAGCCACATGTCCCAGTTGTACTTGATGTGAGTGAAGATGCTAAATCCGTACACCACATCGAGCGATGCGTCCGGAAAGGGCAATATCGGAAGCGTGGTACCTGTGTACGTCACAAAATGTGAGGGAAAATGTTCCCGTATCCATTGTATTGTTCTTGCTTGAATGTCTACCCCGTACAATTTCCATCCGAGCTCGACTGACTCCTGGTGGAAGTGTCGCAGCACCCGGCCCGAGGAGCACCCGAAGTCGAGTACCGAGAGATCGCGTTGCAACCCCAAGTATTCTTCGATCTGCGCACAAACCAATGCCTTGTCGCTCGCGCCCCACCTCAAGTACTCCGCATCGTCAGCCGAGTAACCCATCCGCTCAGCGACGGGAGGTAGTGGCAGAGGCTCACCATCCACCCAAACAGGAAGATCGAAGGCCAATGCCCTCGAGTCCTTGTCGTAGTCGATGGGCTGGTGGAAGCCGAATCGCGGCATAACGGTGTACTCTGAACGAACCATGCGAAGCGTGCGTTCGACGACCTCGCGATCATGCAGTTCTTGCGTTGCAGCATCTATCGCCGGCCTGATTGGGCTCGGCTCGGACTCCGCCCTACTGCTGGCCCGGGCGCGCAGCCTCTTCGAACTGGATGGCACAAACACCTCCTGCTAAGACCCAAGTGTCAACATGCATCATGACTTCGTGCAGCTCGCGAAAACTCGCCAATAGTTCGAGATGCGGTGACGCGTCACGCATACTGTAGCGCCCGCTCAAGGCCAGCTCTCTTCACGGCAAGAGCGTGCTGCACCTCCGGGTTTTGCCGCGCGGGCTGTCGCACCAACGGCTCGTGTATACAGCTCGACACAAAGCCGGCGAGTTGATCTGACAAGTCACCCTCGTTATCGAGTCCGTCGGCTCCTACAACGCCGTAGTGGTAACGCAGTCTTTCGAAAGCGCCGTTGACTCTAATCGAGAAGACTGGCGTGCCTACCAGATGACACAAGACTGCAAAGTGAAGTCGCGTTCCAATCCCCAACATTGCGTGGGCGAAGAGGCTGGATAAGACTTCAGCTCCCAGAGCTACCGCCTCGATCACCGGCACATCTATCCCTGCCTTTGTGAGCACCTCTCCCACGGCTAGTGAGTCGCCGTCTACAGGACAAAATGAGATTGGAAGGACTCTGATCCCGGAACTTTCAAGTAGCCGGGCCGCCTGAGCGATGGAGCTGATAGCAACCTCGCGCTGGCCCGGAATGTCGTAGTAAGAGCCTCCTACTTGAAGCAGTGCATACTTTTCCCCAAGCGGCGAACTACACATCTCTGGCGGGCGCCAGAGTAGTAAGTCATCGCAAGTAACCTGAGCCTCCATTCCAAGGCGCTCGACCTTGTTAAGCCCGAGATCGTCTCTGAGATCAACCAGAGTCGACCCTGCCAATGCGGCATGTAGGCGAGCCGTTGTCTTAGGCGCAAGGGCGCCAAAATCATGCCCTTCCATTCCGTACCAAGTTAGGCCAGTGGCGATGACTACAGCGGAAGGATTCGAAGCTTGCAACACTTCGAAGCAGTATCCAAGGGATGCAGCCAGATGCGGGATCCCTCCATGGAGATAGCCACCACCGGCTATGTGAAAAACGTCGGCTTCTCTAAGGGCCCGGTTGAGAACGGCATGCTTATAGGGCTCCATGTGACTTTCCGGGGCAGTCAGTAATTTTTCAACGCCGGAGTCCACAACGCTCGCCTCCGATCGGACCGAGGTCCAGAAGTGCTCGTTAAGGTAATTGCACATTCGGATGCGATGAGAGCCAGACAGGAAGCTACTCATCGCGGAGGTATCGCCGCCGAACGCAGTAAGTTGCCAATCCTCGGACTCTTGCGAGTAGTAGTTTGCCAAGGACTGAAGGATCAATTCGTCGCCAACGTTTGGCATTCCAAATCCACCGAAAATCACTACTTTAGGCATGAGTCATGCTCCAACCTTGTAGAAATGCTGGCCGCCGCCCGCGCTCGAAAGGAGGCCCTCGCCTGCGAGCAGTACCCTCATTTCACCAACCTCCTGCTGTGGGCGAACTTACGAGCCGGCACGTCTCTACGGCCGATCGACGATCAACTGCAGCTGATCCCAGCGCCAAGCCTATGTGGCGGTCAGCTGCGTCCGATGACAGGGCGAAGCAGAGACACTTCGGCGTAACACTTTGATGCGTGATGTAGTGTCGCAGCCCGGTGTTCAGAGGGCACGGGAACTACGTTCTACTTGATTTGCTGGAATCAAGGTGTCCTCGTTGACACCACCCTGGCCGACTATTGGGAGCGCGATAGCCACGAGCAGTCAGGAACGCACGCTGAGTGCTATCGAAGGTGACGCAAATGAGCTCGACCCCAAAGCGACCACGAAACATGCCGATGAATCAGATCATCTCGTCCAGAGCCGCAGAGCTCCGCAGCGGAAAACGCTGACGCCGCCTTCGAGGTCTCATTTGCCCTGCGCAGTTCAACTTCTCACTATTGAGGCACTTGATCTCGGCATGTTCGGCACTGGTCTCCTGGGGGCGAACACCTGAATCGATCTCGACCTGGAGCCACCGACGGTGCAACACCTCCGCGCTGATTCTTATCCGACTCGCGACCTTCGTAATCGACTCGAACTCTTTAGCGTGATCAGGCTGCGATTCAACGACCAAGCGCACTGCACGCTTATGAGCATCGGGCAGGTATTAGCGGGCCATGACCCCATCTGAATATAGGAATTTGGACGAAATCCGGAGCGGTTTAGTCTCCCGAAATGTTCGATGCGTTCTTACTGCTGGATAGGCCCTTGCGCAAAACGATGTGCTGTTCAGGCATATCTCTTGACTGAGGAGCAGTCACCGCGGATCGGAACTTAGGCGAAGAGTTCTGGCTCCGGCATATATCAGGTCCGCCTTGCCCATGCTGCTCATCTGAATGTCAGAACGCCGAGTTCGCCTTGAACCAGTCGACGAGTTCGCTGATTCCTGCGTGCAGGTCGGAGGTGACGTAGGTATCGAGCTTGGCTTGTGCCTTAGCGATATCGAGCTTCTTCTCGGCAGCTCCTGTGTACTTGCTTGTGTCGAACTCGATCTTTTCGAAGTCGTAGCCGACGACGTCGCAGATGATCTGCGCAAAATCAGCAATCGAGTGGTCGTTGCCTTCGCCGAGGTTGTAGACATCTGTGGCACCCGCGTCCAAGAGTGCGAAGCCATTGGTGATGAAGTCATCGACCTGCACGAGCTCACGTCGTTGGCTGCCGTTGCCCCAAAGAGTGACGGTCTCGCCGTAGGTCTTGCCCCTGAGGATCTTTCGGACCAGGTCAAATATGAAGTGCATCTG
Protein-coding regions in this window:
- a CDS encoding class I SAM-dependent methyltransferase, with translation MPSSSKRLRARASSRAESEPSPIRPAIDAATQELHDREVVERTLRMVRSEYTVMPRFGFHQPIDYDKDSRALAFDLPVWVDGEPLPLPPVAERMGYSADDAEYLRWGASDKALVCAQIEEYLGLQRDLSVLDFGCSSGRVLRHFHQESVELGWKLYGVDIQARTIQWIREHFPSHFVTYTGTTLPILPFPDASLDVVYGFSIFTHIKYNWDMWLMELRRVLKPGGLLIQTFHSEHAWAFYYDHRDEEWVKASHSQLMLDSPEMTDDYFYYGDIGVSQVFWKAEVAREYWSRYFEDVRTLPPPVNSFQDWLVCRKA
- a CDS encoding polysaccharide pyruvyl transferase family protein; the encoded protein is MPKVVIFGGFGMPNVGDELILQSLANYYSQESEDWQLTAFGGDTSAMSSFLSGSHRIRMCNYLNEHFWTSVRSEASVVDSGVEKLLTAPESHMEPYKHAVLNRALREADVFHIAGGGYLHGGIPHLAASLGYCFEVLQASNPSAVVIATGLTWYGMEGHDFGALAPKTTARLHAALAGSTLVDLRDDLGLNKVERLGMEAQVTCDDLLLWRPPEMCSSPLGEKYALLQVGGSYYDIPGQREVAISSIAQAARLLESSGIRVLPISFCPVDGDSLAVGEVLTKAGIDVPVIEAVALGAEVLSSLFAHAMLGIGTRLHFAVLCHLVGTPVFSIRVNGAFERLRYHYGVVGADGLDNEGDLSDQLAGFVSSCIHEPLVRQPARQNPEVQHALAVKRAGLERALQYA
- a CDS encoding glycosyltransferase yields the protein MKVLLAGDSLFSSTGGGQRFYEVQVRKNPDIQFFALSGGETRRRGSSALPRNLRFVPLFGANRQSVVDGSLDNLLIEGKPILQGKAHDIAFLMDMAASVAGMEFDVVDIPDYLPFSALLPAILRSFDVKVGKFALSMHGTLSMGLTDNWDNNSIELTALRQFEDLLYRSVDVRYAISKRYLDSWTKTTGLGGVLVDPGVSIYLPSEEEKAKKTGSRERQPVVPTLDGAPELCFVGRQEKWKGPDIFVEFCSRLPQNLFSGFKVIGPDVSINGVSSHNEVGKLADRRGLPLAKHEVASREMRDWYSTERKVVMLPSRVDTFNLVALEALLAGCPTIVSIECGVVDYLDEHYPGIPFIRFDPEDMMNSYEAVVDLAVNYDLHKAALLEYLSSIEKSDGHQAGLVDAYAVPLDFDAAARSSIDDIWLAVLASFEHWVNQAIDNLEQVSLERFQACLPGYESSRLTDDFVSRQHSAAVALDAISTSARRSEFVAIESLIGGNSRLLNTMSFEFNRANLFRLLARFELGRGNDLLFATYMCRVMRLTGGISAQTLQDVTSILINRGMREEARVLALLSEGNQEDIFDYLQARRSIDFSPPVAQLQTVHDTRIDSNPKVSVIVSVYNAAPLVAAFLRELARQSPDVLANSEYVFVDSNSTDDSAAVLKRELTEGAGKNLSALVVTTPDRETIQRAWNRGIGLARGEYVSFLGVDETVRPDAYAILAKHLDENPNVDWVQGNVTVTEVNERGSFVKDVMPYIRTFEMQEMHYLDSCYIGFVGALYRKSVHERFGLYDDSFSGAGDTEFKNRILPFITVETIPEMLGTYLNYPAERTTASPAVELEDLRAWYVYRSPGGVRYLFDDADSEDVAALLLMCLGYRKTYLDFTCTDAELATSIVAYATDWLEEPNSTVENWKSAVWFMLQACQRADDLQTTNLTRGVEGARLINGAMEWVWNALAEAQQGMGGHGARAFEILNDNRWQQHHWIWPSVPSNWAIPEIHATTSPKPLTLSDVLASVVLGLGTREGDIRVDLGDSGLARTVDLWDSLDLLLVTSNLESTDPELINALTAEGNLTVVLLETDSLTLNSHAIYSPSLVRVNAARIRQVGMLLEAARVVAVAPETHSSPVANFHFDLSSQTVEVILNASLVGVPLVLSQEAAAALNARMGLTAMDGFHGSLDLASFVVELATLVGSAQARESSSRSSFRVASTVVALGKVKLSSRIQERLDRMEWTEYSVSEQDFDEDFYMATYPDVLEAIESGLFTGAWEHFQTFGRSERRVFRLLGRSS